In Fragaria vesca subsp. vesca linkage group LG1, FraVesHawaii_1.0, whole genome shotgun sequence, the sequence GGAATGATAGGGGAAAAGAAAGAAGACCAAAATTAAAAGCAAAACAAGAAGATAAAGGAAGGGGAGTAAAAAGAAGAAGCAAAAAGAATGCAACATGACTGAGAATCAAACTCCTAAAAGGGCCCCTTTGAACTTGCTATAGTTCAACTGAGCAACAACAGAGATTCATATGAAGTTCCTTTCTAGAACTTAATATAGGTGCCGGAAATTTGGGGGCCCTGTCCCGTCACTCATGTAGCACCTGTTCTAAGCCGGTTCTGATTATTAGTTAGGGCTCTGTCTAAGGTGAACTAGCTAGCTGGGCCTGTCTATGTCCCTTGGTTCCATCATGCAAGATGCTTAAATATGATATTTTCCACATCAAAGTTTTAGGGAAGAAGTAATGGTAGCTGATGTGTGGAGCAATGCATTTTGTTAATGACGTGACTGAACAAGCATAACTGTGTAAGAGGCCTGGTTCAAGACTAAACACAACCGGAACTGGCTGAGACAAAAGATAACAAGAGAAACACATATGGATCAATAAAGAACCCTCTTCAAACTTGAAAATTAATGATGTTATTGAATTCACATGCATTTTAATAACCTAAACCACTCATGCTCTAGTTACATGTACAACTTAGCCAAAATTGGACAACATTTGAAAATTGGTTAGTTTAGCACAATGTTTGTTTTCGATTTAATCCAACCGACCCTGCAATTCTGAATGAGCAAATGATTATATGAGAACTGAAAAGTGATGCAGGATTTGATACGCTTACAATCCTATCTGCCGGTGGTGCCTTCCATGGAAGCGCAGCATCCAGCATTGAAGGTTGCAGAAGACACGAGTTCAGCACGGAAGGTTGGGTATTGGCCTTGGGACATCACGAGTATGAATTTGGAGCAATGAACTAGAGTCTCGGTCTGGAGGCGGTCGTCAGTCACGTGGTCTTCGGACCAAACCGCAGCAAATTTCAGTTCATCTCTCTGGACTCGCATCAGGAATGATTCAGAGATAGGCCCGTCAGTTTCGACAGCTTCCCAAGAGGGAAAGATGTTGCCATCATTTGGGAGTCCCTGAACGGGTTCGGGGAGCCATTTGAGGCTACCAAGGTCATAAACATACAAAGCCGGACGATATTCGTCAGTCCCGGGACTCCAAACTGCAAAGGAAATCAGATACGAGTCTCTCACCACCACGGCGGTCGTGGACCTGCTGCACCATGGTAGCTTATCCAACATTCCCCAAAAATTGAATTTCAATTCATTGCAGAGTAAAACACCGGAAGGGAGCGCCCTGGGATGGAAGTCACGGCAATACATGAAAATCTTGGTCTCAGTATGAGCAAGCAAAAGAGAACTATGCCTACGCAAGATCATACAAGGCTCAACAGCAAGAGAACTCCCGACATCTCGGGGACGGAAGCTTAGCATCCCCCCTCCTCCTTCCCCCACCGCAGAAATCCATTCGCCGTCGTCGGAAACCACCGCGCCAAGCACACGCATGAATGTAAATTCGATTTCATCTGGAAGTTGGATTTCGCACCAAGAGGGGTCGCTCTGCTGCAAGTCGATGTAGACAATTCCACTCGGCCGTACACGTTCTTCAGCGGGAGTCGGCGACCAGGAATAACTGCCACCGAGGAGGAATAAACGGGAGTTGGCGACGGCGAAACCGGCCGACTGGATCATATGATCGTAATCGGGAAGATCCAAAATTTTAACTCTATCTTTTGGACTCTTATGGACCCAGTGTTCCTCCCCCAACTCATCTGCTGCTGAGCCTTCTCCGGTCTCCTCGATCACATACCACCGATTCTTTAACTTGTCACGACCGACCGGTATGACCATGCGTAGGTAGATCGGCGTATCCATTACTCTCCCTGTTTTGGCTAAAGACATCATGGTTCTGAAACCCTAATACCTTATTCCCACAACCAACTCTAAGTATTTATAGGAGACCGACATGGACCCGACCCAAACCTTCTGATATTGAAGCCCAAAAGTCCTCTCCAAAATTAGTATTTCCTGCCTTCACCAGCCCAATGACAACCAACAACGATTTTCATTAATTCTGTTTGTTTGCGCTTTAAATGAGGATGAATTATTAGGTGGTTGTTATAGGATATTTCATATGTGTGTCTTGGCGTTTTGCCATCAGGATATGTAGTTAGAATATGATTATGTATTCCTTATTATTATCATATTGATATTTTGTAATTCACTATATAAAGGGCTCCTATCAATGAATAATATGATGATTCTCTTGTTATCTCATTCTTTACAGTTTATACTCGATCACGTTATCATGCACTTTGTTCTAACCCGAGAGCCAATAGCCCACCATTTGTTTTTCGAAACCCTAAAAAAAGTAGTTTTCGGCTCCTATGTCCGACCGCCGATGCCGCCTGTTTTCTCAGCCGCTGTTATATAAAGGGCTTGTATCAATGAATAATATGATGATTCTCTTGCTATCTCACTCTTTACAGTTTATACTCGATCACGTTATTATGCACTTTGTTCTAACCCGAGAGCCAATAGCCCACCATTTGTTTTCTGAAACCCTAAAAAAAGTGTTTTTCGACTCCTATGTCCGACCGCCGCTGCCGCCTGTTTTCCCGGCCGCTGTTCGACATCGCCGGCTACCAATCCCTTGGCCACCGCCCGCCTACGATTCTTGGTTTCCTCCGACTACAATTTTTGACTTCTTCAAGCGTTTGAAGTTTCGAAAGGTATGTTTTGAAACCTTAAACTTTTCCAAGTTCAATAACTCGGGGAGGATAAAATATTTTCCTCCCTTCTCCATCTCCATCTCCATTCTATGCTTGGGATTTTGTGCGTGCAGATAAAAATCCATGAATTTTATTCACGGGTCAAGAGTGTGTTTGATCACTCTTGTTTCCTTGTCCGGGTTGTGTGTGATCAACCTCGACCTTTCTTAGGATTGTGTTTGATGAATCCAAGGTCCTTTTTTTTAATTGTGTATGATCAATTATAATATTCGCGGCTTTTCCGGATTGTGTGTGATCAATCCGTAAGACAAACCATTAAAAAACATAATTTGTGACCTCTATCAAGTCTCATAACTGCTTGGTTTTGTATGCAAGAGCAATGTAACATTCTGGTCCTTTGAGTTTGACGTACTCGATGCCTAAGGCGAATCTTCGCTAGGTATTTGTGGAACCTTTCATTAGAAAAGATTAAACTACATGTTTTGACCCCCAGGCTAACCAGTCTAGATGCCGAGATTTCACATCTCCGCGCTTAAAGTTTTGAGACGCCACATCGACAACAGCCTCCAACAACAATCTGTGCAAAAAGTAATGACCACAAAATACTGTGGAATGCACTTATGGAGCGTTTCTTGAAACGTCCATCTAACTCAACAGTTGAGTTATTAAGTCAAGTGGATTGGTTACCACCTTATTTTACTACATATCGTCGATGATATTTCGTGGTATCCTGATCCATAATCTTTAGCGGATTCGATCATCATCAAGTTCTCTAGGCCCTCCAAGTTGGTTTGGAATTACCAATGAGACTTGATTTTGATCATACAATTGCAAACGGGGATTGTATATATGCTAATGCGATAAACGTATTTGGGATTGTCTCTTAATGTAGGGACAACAATATGGGTCATGGCAACTGTAGAAAACGCCGCGCCGATGTATAGAAAAGAGGGGGAGGTGCCGCTGGCCTTAATGGCGACACTCCCGATCTAGACATCAATATGTCAAAACTACTCACGCCTGCTTAGGACAATACAACCGTTTGGATCTCTGGTTCAAGATTGTCAAGCTCATCCTCAAATTGTGAATGCATACAAAAAGGTACGAAAAATCAATATGAGGATTATAACGTCATCCTCATGATTGCGGATTTCAAAGACTCGGATCCAGCTCTAGCTACCCCTGACTTTGACTTCATTGGCTAGACATTGATTTTCTTTCCAAGTTATATGTAATAAGACGTCGTATCGA encodes:
- the LOC101300564 gene encoding uncharacterized protein LOC101300564, giving the protein MMSLAKTGRVMDTPIYLRMVIPVGRDKLKNRWYVIEETGEGSAADELGEEHWVHKSPKDRVKILDLPDYDHMIQSAGFAVANSRLFLLGGSYSWSPTPAEERVRPSGIVYIDLQQSDPSWCEIQLPDEIEFTFMRVLGAVVSDDGEWISAVGEGGGGMLSFRPRDVGSSLAVEPCMILRRHSSLLLAHTETKIFMYCRDFHPRALPSGVLLCNELKFNFWGMLDKLPWCSRSTTAVVVRDSYLISFAVWSPGTDEYRPALYVYDLGSLKWLPEPVQGLPNDGNIFPSWEAVETDGPISESFLMRVQRDELKFAAVWSEDHVTDDRLQTETLVHCSKFILVMSQGQYPTFRAELVSSATFNAGCCASMEGTTGR